The genomic region GAAGGCTGACCGTGCAACAAGGTTTCAACTTGTATGTTCCCGCAGCCGCGTTGGGCGTCGTGCTGCTGGTCAAGCTTCCCGCCCTGGTGAGGGGGTGGCGCAGCCCTCTGGTCCGCACCGTCAACACTCTGATCTTTCTGCACTGCGCCGGATTCTTCTTCTCCGCCCCGCCCACCGTCACGGTGGTCAACCGGGTCACCGGAGTCTGCAACTTCTCGGCTGTGCTGGTCCAATGCATCCTGTGCGCGTACGCGTGCACCTGCTTGGCTCTGATCGAGAACTGGAGAGGGGACACGGAAGGCAGGGCGCATACCCGGCGGCGTGTGCGTCTCTGGATCCTGGGACACCTCCTCGTGGGCGTGGCGGTCATCAGCTGCTTCATCCTCGGCGACGCGCCGGACGAGAGGCAGCGCGACTTCGACACCTACTACGCCACCACCCCCTACATCAGCGAGATGTTGCTGCTCTATCTGCTCGCGAACATCGTGGCTGCGGCCGCTGCCACGATCGTGTGCTGGCGCTGGACGCTCGCCATCCGCAAAGAGACCCGGACGAACGGATCGTCCACGGCCGACGACTGGCTGCGGGCCGGGCTGTACGTGCTCGTCGCCGGGTTCCTGGCGAACCTCACCTACGGAGTGGTCAAACTGCTCGCCGTCGCCGCCCGCTGGACCGGACGGAACTGGGACGTACTCAACGATCGGGCCGCCTCGTTCAGTTCCATCGCAGCCGTCATCGTCACCCTTGGCTTCCTCCTGCCGATTTTCGGCCCCTGGTTCACCGAACGCCTTGCCAAGCCCGTGAGTACGTTCCTCGCGCTCGCCCATCTGATGCGGGTCGTGCGCCCACCCGCCACCAGTGCCCCGGGCCCCCTCGCGCTGGCCACGCCCTGGTACGCCGGACCCGAGCAGCACCTGGTCAACCGCATGACGAACATCCAGGACTGCATACTCCAACTGCGCCCCTACTGCTCCGACGGGATACGCGAACTGGCCTACCGCGAGGCGGTTCTGAAGGGTGCGCGCCGGCCGGACGCCGTGGCGGCCGGCCTTGCCGCCATGCTGGAGGCAGCCGCTGACGCCCGCGCACGCACCGCCCCGGTCGGCGACGACGAGAGCTGCCGTGCCGCCCACGCCCTGCGCTCGTCCGAGACCGAGTACTGCGACCTCCTGGTCCGCATCTCCCGGGCTCTGCGGCTCCGGCCCCGCCACCGCGGCGCTGCACCCATGGCAGGGGCGCAGCGATCTCCGACGTAGAATCTCTGGCTGAGAGCAGATCATTCGTCGTTGCTCTCACGTTGCGTGAACGGCTACGGTCAGAGCTCGAAACGTCAAGGCCGTCGGAGTCCGTGGGAGCAAGCGTTGAGTGACAGACCTACCGCTGATCCTGTGAGCACGCTCCATCGCATCGTCACCCTCCTCGACCGGTTGGGTGACGAGCGCGAGGACGTGCTGAGAGTTGAGGGAGAGGGCGGGCTGTCCTACGCCTCCGGGCTGCCCGTGGCGGAAGTCGAGGCGTTGCTGCGCGGCGAGCCGGTGGCGTCTGCCGCCGAGGGCGGTGCGGACGTGGTGGAAGCACGCCATCGGCGGGTGCTGGACCGGATCCTCTTCCTGCGCGCCACACGTCTGAGGCCCTCGACCGACGGTCAGCGCCGTATCTACTCGCTCGCGGAGATCGCGGCGGGGGCGGGTACGAGTCCGCAGTGGCTCGACAAGATGATCAAGACGGGTAAGGCTCCGAATCTGGACCACGCCGCTGGGATCGCGCAGTTCTTCGGGGAGAGGATCGAGTTCTTGGTGGCCAGCCCGGCCGAGGCCCTCGACCGGGTTCTGCTCGAGATCCACAAGGATCTTCTGGAGCGGGCCTTCGAGCGCCAGTCCCAACACCTCCAGCGTCTGGAGGGCGGGGACACCGGATCCGGACTGAATCCGGAACTCGGAGTGGTCGGATACGCGGCGCGCGCGCTGGCCGAGGTGCCCGACGACACGGCGCAGCCGCTCATCGCACTGATCGAGTCGGTTGCCCGGCGGGCACGTGAGGAGCGGGCCCGGGAGGCCCGGAGTACGTAGACCGGACCTGCGGGGATGGTACGGAATGTGATGCATGGGGGGCGCGGTGGGGACGTACCGCGAAATGAAGCGACATCGCGATGAGCTGTTCACGGGCACGGCCCGTCCATTACCGGACACTCCGGTCGAACTGTTCCGGGCCGTCTGCGCGTACGTGACGGAGAGCAGCGGGCGTGAGGTGCGCCTGATGCTCGAGCCGTTTCCCCAGGACACGGTCAGTGGCCTGTGGCTCGACATGGGCGACTTCGAGGCGATCGTCGTCGAGGCGAACACATCGCCGCTGCACCAGATGGTGATCGTCGGGCACGAGCTGTGGCACCGCAAGGAAGGAAGCTGCGGGCAGCACGGCGGTGCCGCCGGTGCGGCTGTCGCGGCGCGCATGATCGGTGACCGGTGGAGCCTCGACGATGCCGTCGCCCGTTTCGCCGCCCGCACCGATGTCGATCTCGACGAGGAGCGCAGGGCTGAGAAATTCGGTCGCATGCTGGCCGCGAAGTTCCGCCCGCACCTGGAAGGCATGCGCCCCGGCAAAACACCCGCGTCCGGCGTGGCCGGACGCATATGGGCCTCCCTGGAAGGCTGACCGTCCGGGGTCGTAGGTGCCGCCGCGGCGGACGCCGCTCGCCGGTGGCCCGGCGAGCGGCGGACGTCATGAACCGCGGCTCATCGTTTGGCGCCGACCGGGTCCGGTGAGCGCTCCCGTGTCGAAGGCCGCCCCTCCAGCGGGTGGATCCGGTGCAGGAGGGGTCCGGTCATGATGGTGGTGATCACCGCCATGAAGACCATGGCGGTGAACATCCTGGAGTCCAGGACCTTCAGCGAGAGACCCACATTGAGGATGACCAGCTCGGTCAGGCCGCGTGCGTTGAGGAGAACGCCCAGTGCCGTCGACTCACGAGCCGATGCCCCGGTGAGCACGGCGGCGCCGAACGCGCCCACGAACTTTCCTGCGCACGCCACCGCGACCGCGGCCAGAAGCATGAGCGCGCCCTGCCAGCCGAGACCGCCCAGGTTCACCGAGAGCCCGGTCACGGTGAAGAAGGCGGGCAGCAGGAAGAGGCTGGTCTGCTCGATGCGCTCGGGGACCTCCGGAGCGAGAGCGTCGATGTGCCGGCGCGGGACGACCGCACCGAAGGCGAAGGCGCCGAACACCGCGTGAAGGCCGATCTCTTCCGTGGCCCACGCGCACATCAGCAGGCCGATGACCAGTGCGGCGTGGGTGACGGGACCGCCCGCCCAACGCCGCTCGGGCGCCAGCAGCCACCGCAGGGCGGGGCGGACGACGTAGAGCAGGCCGAGTACGAACGCGGCTGCCTCGACGGCCATCCACGCCAGCGACCCCGCGCCGGTGGCGTGCACCAGGGCGACGACCACCGCGAGCACGCACCACGCGAGAAAGTCCTGGATCGCGGCGCAGGTGAGCGCGATCGAGCCGAGCCTGCTCTTGTTCAGGCCCCGCTCGTCGATGATCCGGGCCAGCACGGGGAACGCGGTGATGGACATCGCCACACCCATGAACAGGGCCGGCTCCAGAAGGCCTTCCGTCCCCAACTCCGAAGTGATGAACCATGGAGCCAGTACGGCCGCCAGACCCATGCCCAGGAGGAAGGGCAGGGTGACCGAGCCGAGGGAAACGGCTGTGACCTGGCGGCCGGCGCCCCGAAGGTGCGCGATTTCGAGCCGGTAGCCCACTCCGAACATGAACAGAACCAGGCCCAGTTGGGCGATGACCTGCAGGAACGGCCGTACGGCGGGGGGAAAGAACAGATGGGAGAGGTCGCCCGGGAGGAGCCCCAGCAGGCTGGGCCCCAGGGCGATGCCTGCGACGATCTCTCCCATCACAACCGGCTGGTGGAACCTCTGGGCCAGCCTGCTGAACACGTAGGCCACGGCGAGCAGAACGGCCAGGCCCAGCAGCACACCACCGGTGCCGACCGAGGCGGGAGGGGCGGCAGCGGCGGTCACCGGGTCAGCCAGGGCGCCGTTGAATCTGTTCAAGGAGTACACCTTCACATCAGGAGGCGGAACGAGCCCGGTTGATGGAGTTGAAGAACGCGGTGGCGGTCGCGACGGCCGGATCGGCGTCGATGCCCACGCCATAGGCGGTGCCGGGGCCACTGCCGGTCCGCAGATAGACGGCGGTGCGCGGGCCGACCGCGTCGTCGACTTCGTGTTGCGTGACGGCGTGAAGCCGAACCTGGTGGCTCGTTCCGCTGAGTGCGTCCACCAGCGCGTCGGTGAGGCACTCCCCGGAGCCGGTGAGAACCTGCTCGTTTCCGTCGGGCTCGACCAGCCTGACCGAGAGGCGGCTGACGTTCTCCTCACGCGTCGCGCGGACTTCCTTCAGCAGCAGACCAGGCCGAGGCTCGACATAGGTGTCGCTGAAGATCTCCCACAGGCGGCGGGACGTGACCTCGACGCCGCTCTCGTCGGTGATCCGCTGGACAGCCTTGGCGAACTCCACCCGCAGCTCGCGTGGCAGGTCGAGTCCGTAGTGGGTCTTGAGTACCTGGGCGACGCCGCCCTTGCCGGACTGGCTGTTGACGCGGACGACGGACTCGTACGTCCGGCCCACGTCCTTGGGGTCGATGGGCAGGTAGGGAACTTCCCACGGCAGCTCGGCCACAGGGCGGCCGGTGCGGGTGGCCCGCTGCTCCAGGGCGGCCAGTCCCTTGCCGATCGCGTCCTGGTGCGTGCCGGAGAAGGCCGTGTAGACCAGGTCACCGACGTACGGGTGGCGCGCGGGCACCGGCATCTGGTTGCTCTCCTCGACCGTACGGCGGACCGCGTCGATGTCGGAGAAGTCCAGTTGGGGATCGACACCCCGGCTGAACAGATTGAGCGCCAGCGTGGCCAGGCACGCGTTGCCGGTCCGCTCACCGTTGCCGAACAGCGTGCCCTCGATCCGGTCCGCGCCGGCCATCACGGCCAGTTCGGCCGAGGCGACCGCGGTACCTCGGTCGTTGTGCGGGTGGACGGACAGGATGATCGAACCACGGTTGTCCAGGTTCCGGTGCATCCACTCGACCTGGTCGGCGAAGACGTTGGGGGAATCGGTCTCCACCGTGGTGGGAAGGTTCAGGATCGCCGGCCGGTCAGGGCTGGCCTCCCACACCGAGGCGACCGCGTTGGAAAGGTCCAGCGCGAACTCCGGCTCGGTCACGTTGAACGTCTCCGGTGAGAACTCGAAGCGCAGGTTCGCCGCGCGCATCGAGGCCGCCCGCGCGGCCACGTGCTCGGCCCCCCGCAGGGTGAAGTCCCTGAGTTCCTGGGGGGACATGGAAAACACCACGTCCCGCCACAGGCACGCGGTCGCCAGGCACAGGTGCACCACCGCCCGCTTCGCTCCCCGGATCGCCTCGAAGGTCCGGTCGATCATGTCAGGCCGAGCCGGCGTGAACACGACGATGGTCACGTCGTCGGGAATCCTGTCGTGCTCGATCAGCTCCCGGACGAATTCGAATTCCGCAGCGCTGGCACCGGGATAACCGACCTCGATCTCCTTGAACCCGGTCCGCACCAGCAGGTCGAACATCATTCCCTTGCGCCGGGAGTCCATGGGGTTGGCGAGTGACTGATTGCCGTCGCGAAGATCCACCGATGCCCACAGCGGAGCCTTCTTGATCTCCCGCCCGGGCCATGTGCGGTCGGTCAGCTCCTGCGACAGCCTGGACCCCTCACGCGCATAGCGGTGGAACGCCATCGGCGACGCGC from Streptomyces sp. NBC_00190 harbors:
- a CDS encoding cation:proton antiporter, which produces MNRFNGALADPVTAAAAPPASVGTGGVLLGLAVLLAVAYVFSRLAQRFHQPVVMGEIVAGIALGPSLLGLLPGDLSHLFFPPAVRPFLQVIAQLGLVLFMFGVGYRLEIAHLRGAGRQVTAVSLGSVTLPFLLGMGLAAVLAPWFITSELGTEGLLEPALFMGVAMSITAFPVLARIIDERGLNKSRLGSIALTCAAIQDFLAWCVLAVVVALVHATGAGSLAWMAVEAAAFVLGLLYVVRPALRWLLAPERRWAGGPVTHAALVIGLLMCAWATEEIGLHAVFGAFAFGAVVPRRHIDALAPEVPERIEQTSLFLLPAFFTVTGLSVNLGGLGWQGALMLLAAVAVACAGKFVGAFGAAVLTGASARESTALGVLLNARGLTELVILNVGLSLKVLDSRMFTAMVFMAVITTIMTGPLLHRIHPLEGRPSTRERSPDPVGAKR
- a CDS encoding toxin-antitoxin system, toxin component, which codes for MKRHRDELFTGTARPLPDTPVELFRAVCAYVTESSGREVRLMLEPFPQDTVSGLWLDMGDFEAIVVEANTSPLHQMVIVGHELWHRKEGSCGQHGGAAGAAVAARMIGDRWSLDDAVARFAARTDVDLDEERRAEKFGRMLAAKFRPHLEGMRPGKTPASGVAGRIWASLEG
- a CDS encoding DUF6545 domain-containing protein, which produces MYVPAAALGVVLLVKLPALVRGWRSPLVRTVNTLIFLHCAGFFFSAPPTVTVVNRVTGVCNFSAVLVQCILCAYACTCLALIENWRGDTEGRAHTRRRVRLWILGHLLVGVAVISCFILGDAPDERQRDFDTYYATTPYISEMLLLYLLANIVAAAAATIVCWRWTLAIRKETRTNGSSTADDWLRAGLYVLVAGFLANLTYGVVKLLAVAARWTGRNWDVLNDRAASFSSIAAVIVTLGFLLPIFGPWFTERLAKPVSTFLALAHLMRVVRPPATSAPGPLALATPWYAGPEQHLVNRMTNIQDCILQLRPYCSDGIRELAYREAVLKGARRPDAVAAGLAAMLEAAADARARTAPVGDDESCRAAHALRSSETEYCDLLVRISRALRLRPRHRGAAPMAGAQRSPT
- a CDS encoding 2-isopropylmalate synthase; the encoded protein is MSELIEVTGALPAPWGMESAVVAGGAAGVGQPSWNAQRASPMAFHRYAREGSRLSQELTDRTWPGREIKKAPLWASVDLRDGNQSLANPMDSRRKGMMFDLLVRTGFKEIEVGYPGASAAEFEFVRELIEHDRIPDDVTIVVFTPARPDMIDRTFEAIRGAKRAVVHLCLATACLWRDVVFSMSPQELRDFTLRGAEHVAARAASMRAANLRFEFSPETFNVTEPEFALDLSNAVASVWEASPDRPAILNLPTTVETDSPNVFADQVEWMHRNLDNRGSIILSVHPHNDRGTAVASAELAVMAGADRIEGTLFGNGERTGNACLATLALNLFSRGVDPQLDFSDIDAVRRTVEESNQMPVPARHPYVGDLVYTAFSGTHQDAIGKGLAALEQRATRTGRPVAELPWEVPYLPIDPKDVGRTYESVVRVNSQSGKGGVAQVLKTHYGLDLPRELRVEFAKAVQRITDESGVEVTSRRLWEIFSDTYVEPRPGLLLKEVRATREENVSRLSVRLVEPDGNEQVLTGSGECLTDALVDALSGTSHQVRLHAVTQHEVDDAVGPRTAVYLRTGSGPGTAYGVGIDADPAVATATAFFNSINRARSAS